From Oscillatoria salina IIICB1, one genomic window encodes:
- a CDS encoding M48 family metalloprotease, protein MASIGDPSIKAGEVALNEGDYDTAIAHFQAVCAVELDPAVVARAQQALIVAYTNSGRIAEAIAFCQQLSEVSPDNRWAEKTLADLRRRYPDAEAAANLGYEAEYTKQIQSQQAQIEEKVGLPVPIQQAESVGATVFRAGRQWRNQERAQRWKPMKRLKIRRLWFVQAVTAIAFFWVFRATIELALELINDWLVALPYLQPIQLFYRDPTSALLIFLVILLIVCPWLLDGYFQLFHEFQPFKLSELASKSPEAAKLLPRYCRKRKIPLPKLGILPTDIPLAMCYGNLPRTARIVVSQGLLDRLDDDEIATVYASELAHIVNRDFIFMSVVLSVIQIPYTIYWQISILGDRFPQLLSHRYPNLPKFVISLVRGIFAAIAALFYGIYWLWRLPLLWFSRRRNYYSDRFAAETTGNPNGVCRGIVKMAIAIAEDLKKYGYTSFLLEGFDLVMPIGYRQGINLGSLPHYTPLETVLAWECTNPYRHWLKTTNSHALTGDRLYLLSRYAYFWQLEPEFNLPAIAPPPPNNTAKFEKIKNSYRALPILQSAFLAGIFFGIVLRITFWLIGIIADWLNIWQLIWLHNAGAFLNACILAAFSLSIIIWINGYFPDIKLSPTRTDPRLQDLLADTTSLPPDSQGVRLQGKLLGRRGLSNRLVQDLVLETPTGLIKLHFYSKIGPLGGILPFFPNPTDWVNQQVTVCGWLRRSSTPWVDVDTITKNNQTIRTGYPIWVTILAVVAAVWAAYLIWTVAP, encoded by the coding sequence ATGGCATCTATTGGCGATCCTTCGATCAAAGCGGGAGAAGTAGCACTCAATGAGGGAGATTATGACACGGCGATCGCGCATTTTCAAGCTGTTTGTGCGGTGGAACTCGATCCGGCTGTTGTTGCTCGCGCTCAACAAGCGCTGATTGTGGCTTATACTAATAGCGGCAGAATTGCTGAGGCGATCGCGTTTTGTCAACAACTCAGTGAAGTTTCTCCCGATAACCGATGGGCTGAGAAAACTCTCGCTGATTTGCGACGGCGTTATCCAGATGCAGAAGCAGCCGCCAATCTTGGTTATGAAGCTGAATACACAAAACAGATTCAATCTCAACAAGCTCAAATAGAAGAAAAAGTTGGGCTTCCGGTTCCAATTCAACAAGCCGAATCCGTTGGTGCGACTGTGTTTCGGGCGGGTCGTCAGTGGCGAAATCAGGAACGCGCGCAACGCTGGAAACCAATGAAACGCCTGAAAATTCGTCGGCTGTGGTTTGTCCAAGCAGTTACGGCGATCGCCTTTTTTTGGGTCTTTCGTGCCACAATCGAACTAGCCTTGGAATTAATTAATGATTGGTTGGTAGCTTTGCCATACTTGCAACCAATTCAACTTTTCTATCGCGATCCTACCTCTGCATTACTCATTTTCCTGGTAATTTTGTTAATAGTTTGTCCTTGGCTATTAGATGGCTATTTCCAGCTATTTCACGAATTCCAGCCTTTCAAATTATCCGAACTCGCCTCAAAGAGTCCGGAAGCAGCGAAACTGTTACCAAGATACTGTCGCAAGCGGAAGATTCCCCTACCAAAACTGGGTATATTACCCACTGACATTCCCCTAGCGATGTGTTACGGTAACTTACCTCGAACTGCGAGAATTGTTGTCAGTCAGGGATTATTAGATCGTCTCGATGATGATGAAATTGCCACTGTCTATGCTTCCGAGTTAGCCCATATCGTCAACAGAGACTTTATTTTTATGTCTGTGGTACTGTCAGTAATTCAAATTCCTTATACAATTTACTGGCAAATTTCCATCCTCGGAGACAGATTTCCGCAGCTTCTCAGCCATCGTTACCCCAATTTGCCCAAATTTGTCATTTCCTTGGTTAGAGGTATCTTTGCGGCGATCGCAGCTTTATTTTACGGCATTTATTGGCTGTGGCGATTGCCGTTATTGTGGTTTTCCCGAAGGCGAAATTATTATAGCGATCGCTTCGCTGCCGAAACTACGGGAAATCCTAATGGAGTATGTCGGGGAATCGTGAAAATGGCGATCGCGATCGCTGAAGATCTCAAAAAATACGGCTATACCAGCTTTCTCCTCGAAGGTTTCGATCTTGTCATGCCCATCGGCTACCGTCAAGGAATCAACCTCGGCAGTTTACCTCACTATACCCCCTTAGAAACCGTTCTCGCTTGGGAATGTACGAACCCCTACCGTCACTGGTTAAAAACGACTAACTCACACGCATTAACAGGCGATCGTCTTTATCTTCTCAGCCGCTACGCATACTTTTGGCAACTCGAACCCGAATTTAACCTTCCCGCGATCGCCCCACCACCTCCTAATAATACCGCTAAATTCGAGAAAATCAAAAACAGTTATCGTGCCTTACCAATCTTACAAAGTGCCTTCCTTGCAGGTATCTTTTTCGGCATAGTTTTACGCATCACCTTTTGGTTAATTGGTATTATCGCCGATTGGCTCAACATTTGGCAATTAATTTGGTTGCACAACGCCGGGGCTTTCCTCAACGCTTGCATTTTAGCCGCCTTTAGTCTCAGTATTATTATTTGGATTAACGGCTATTTTCCCGACATCAAACTTTCTCCCACACGCACCGATCCTCGCTTACAAGACTTATTAGCAGACACAACTTCTCTACCTCCAGATAGTCAAGGAGTACGCTTACAAGGTAAACTTTTAGGTCGTCGAGGTTTAAGTAATCGTCTTGTACAAGACTTAGTATTAGAAACACCTACAGGCTTAATTAAATTGCATTTTTACAGCAAAATCGGACCTCTTGGCGGAATTTTACCTTTCTTTCCAAACCCTACCGACTGGGTAAACCAACAAGTAACCGTTTGTGGTTGGCTGCGTCGCAGTAGTACCCCTTGGGTAGATGTGGATACAATTACCAAAAATAATCAAACCATCCGCACAGGTTATCCCATTTGGGTCACAATTTTAGCAGTTGTCGCAGCAGTTTGGGCAGCTTACCTGATTTGGACTGTAGCACCTTAG
- a CDS encoding peptide chain release factor 3, producing MIIDTQTELENAVAQRRNFAIISHPDAGKTTLTEKLLLYGGAIHQAGAVKARREQRKATSDWMEMEKQRGISITSTVLQFDYQGFQINLLDTPGHQDFSEDTYRTLAAADNAVMLIDAAKGLEPQTRKLFEVCQMRSLPIFTFVNKLDRPGREPLELLDEIEQELGLQTYAVNWPIGMGDRFKGVFDRRLNQIHLFERQAHGSRAAKDTVVNLGDPKIEQLLEQDLYYQLKEELEILEEIGPELDFDLVNEGKMTPVFFGSAMTNFGVKLFLEAFLEYAQKPEPRNSSLGEMPPTYPEFSGFVFKLQANMDPKHRDRVAFIRVCTGKFEKDMTVSHARTGKTVRLSRPQKLFAQGRESIEVAYPGDVIGLNNPGVFAIGDTIYNGQKLEYEGIPCFSPELFGYLKNPNPSKFKQFHKGITELREEGAVQIMYDTDEFKRDPIIAAVGQLQFEVVQFRLLSEYGAETRLEPLPYSLARWVEGGWSALKKVGRLFNTMTVKDNWGRPVLLFRNEWNLQQVKTDHPELKLNSTAPVGVGIQPE from the coding sequence ATGATTATTGACACTCAAACTGAACTAGAAAACGCCGTTGCTCAAAGACGGAATTTTGCGATTATTTCTCACCCCGACGCGGGTAAGACGACGCTAACTGAAAAACTTTTACTTTATGGGGGAGCAATTCACCAAGCAGGTGCGGTGAAAGCGCGACGAGAACAGCGTAAAGCGACTTCTGACTGGATGGAGATGGAAAAACAGCGCGGTATCTCGATTACTTCGACGGTATTGCAGTTTGACTATCAAGGTTTCCAAATTAATTTGCTGGATACTCCGGGACACCAAGATTTTAGTGAAGATACTTATCGAACTTTGGCGGCGGCGGATAATGCGGTAATGTTGATCGATGCTGCTAAAGGTTTGGAACCGCAAACGCGTAAGTTGTTTGAGGTTTGTCAAATGCGGAGTTTGCCGATCTTTACTTTTGTGAATAAGTTGGATCGTCCGGGACGGGAACCGTTAGAATTGCTGGATGAGATCGAGCAGGAACTCGGACTGCAAACTTATGCGGTGAATTGGCCGATTGGGATGGGCGATCGCTTTAAGGGTGTTTTCGATCGCCGTTTGAATCAAATTCACCTTTTTGAACGTCAAGCACATGGTAGTCGGGCGGCTAAGGATACGGTTGTTAATTTGGGCGACCCCAAAATTGAACAGCTTCTCGAACAAGACCTTTATTATCAACTTAAAGAAGAGTTGGAAATCCTCGAAGAGATTGGTCCTGAGTTGGATTTCGATTTGGTAAATGAGGGTAAGATGACTCCGGTTTTCTTTGGGAGTGCGATGACTAATTTTGGGGTCAAACTGTTTCTGGAAGCTTTTCTCGAATACGCCCAGAAACCCGAACCGCGTAATTCTTCCTTGGGCGAAATGCCGCCAACTTATCCGGAGTTTAGCGGTTTTGTCTTTAAGTTACAAGCGAATATGGACCCAAAACACCGCGATCGCGTGGCGTTTATTCGCGTTTGTACTGGTAAGTTTGAAAAGGATATGACGGTTAGTCACGCCCGTACTGGGAAAACAGTACGTTTGTCCAGACCCCAAAAATTATTTGCTCAAGGGCGAGAATCAATTGAGGTGGCTTATCCTGGCGATGTGATTGGTTTGAATAATCCGGGAGTTTTTGCGATCGGGGATACGATTTATAACGGTCAAAAACTCGAATATGAAGGGATTCCTTGCTTTTCTCCAGAGTTATTCGGTTATTTGAAAAATCCCAATCCTTCTAAGTTCAAACAATTCCATAAGGGAATTACAGAATTACGCGAAGAAGGTGCAGTGCAAATCATGTACGACACTGATGAGTTTAAGCGCGATCCAATTATTGCGGCTGTGGGACAATTACAGTTTGAAGTCGTGCAGTTTCGCCTTTTAAGTGAATATGGTGCAGAAACTCGCTTGGAACCTTTACCTTATAGTTTGGCACGTTGGGTCGAGGGTGGTTGGTCGGCTTTGAAAAAAGTCGGGAGATTGTTTAATACGATGACAGTGAAAGATAATTGGGGTCGTCCGGTTTTGCTATTTCGGAATGAATGGAATTTGCAGCAGGTGAAAACAGACCATCCGGAGTTAAAGTTGAATTCGACTGCACCTGTGGGTGTGGGAATACAACCGGAGTAA
- a CDS encoding PAS domain-containing sensor histidine kinase, producing MRVLLDLLFATTNFMPHGSCYLWKTSLVRLHVISDGLIALSYFSIPLTLLYFIIKRRDLRFHSIFILFALFIIACGSGHLLDIWTIWYPNYWLSGFVKAIIALISVVTALELIVLLPRALKLPSPAQMQSTNERFKAEIRDRKQVEEQLRKALQILSFHVENSPLVVIEWDNNFQVKRWSKRATEIFGWQPEEIIGKYPTDWDFIVPEDLDQVALIMSKLVDGSQNNNLCRNRNYTKDGKVIYCEWYNSGLLDESGNLVSIFSLVLDITEKEIAVREIKNQEERLRAIVENMPVMMDAFDSEGNIIVWNRECEKVTGYLAEEIIGNPEAMSKLYPNPEYRALMKQKWRERGNNYRDWQWQITCKDGTIKTIAWSNISEQFAIPGWQSWGTGIDITEREQTKTLLEQEKQSLRAILNNAPIWIWRTNLQGKMQFINKTFCDNVGISESQFLAANHYQEVLGEAESANCLRSDAACLKQDKIHISEECLPFVDGKMHNLEVLKAKIKDSQEEITGIIGLAVDITDRKEAQRKLELSEARYREIADKEKLLNSVINQIRQSLDLNFILETTVNQAWRLLRLDACLFIWYRQEKGQYVWEVVNQAKKRQLPHYLGKFPIPKLDFWREEIEGQKIIAIEKISALKNPEMRELFESQGYKKNLLLPILTRAGKRGFIVGICVNEQRNWQENEIELLKALATPVAIAIDQAELYHESCENARQAETKATELQKTLHKLQRTQAQLIQSEKMSSLGQMVAGVAHEINNPVNFIYGNIDHALVYSQDLLHLVELYTNYYPEPVAEIKKRTAEIDCDFIKEDLPKLLESMQMGADRIRKIVLSLRNFSRLDEAKIKAVDIHEGIDNSLLILQNRLKKSLGNSQIEVKKEYGNLPLVECYPGELNQVFMNLLSNAIDALEEKFASHQVLTPESQPSDLTLSVEQPTISLRTGTDDRWAIVRIGDNGKGMSTEVSSKLFDPFFTTKPVGKGTGLGLSISYQIIVEHHGGDLQCISELGKGAELIVKIPLKQQTRKSASV from the coding sequence ATGCGGGTATTATTAGATCTTCTTTTCGCAACTACAAACTTTATGCCTCATGGTAGTTGCTACCTCTGGAAAACAAGTTTAGTGAGACTTCACGTTATTAGCGACGGGTTAATCGCCCTTTCTTATTTCTCTATTCCCTTAACTTTGCTTTATTTTATCATCAAGCGTCGCGATCTTCGTTTTCATAGCATTTTTATCCTCTTTGCTCTTTTTATTATCGCTTGCGGTAGCGGGCATCTCTTAGATATTTGGACAATTTGGTATCCAAATTATTGGCTATCAGGTTTTGTCAAAGCGATTATTGCCTTAATTTCTGTAGTTACTGCCTTGGAGTTAATCGTTTTACTCCCCCGAGCTTTGAAATTACCAAGTCCCGCCCAAATGCAGTCAACTAATGAGCGATTTAAAGCTGAAATTAGAGATAGAAAGCAAGTAGAAGAACAACTGAGAAAAGCCCTGCAAATACTCAGTTTCCATGTAGAAAATTCACCTCTTGTCGTCATTGAATGGGATAACAATTTTCAAGTAAAACGTTGGTCAAAACGAGCTACTGAAATCTTTGGTTGGCAGCCAGAAGAAATAATCGGCAAATATCCCACTGACTGGGATTTTATTGTTCCCGAAGATCTTGACCAGGTTGCTCTAATTATGAGTAAATTAGTTGACGGTAGTCAAAATAACAACCTTTGTCGCAACCGTAATTATACTAAAGATGGTAAAGTAATTTATTGCGAATGGTACAATTCCGGCTTGTTAGATGAATCAGGAAATTTAGTTTCTATTTTTTCTTTAGTCCTCGATATTACCGAAAAAGAGATTGCTGTTAGAGAAATAAAAAATCAAGAAGAAAGATTACGAGCAATCGTTGAAAATATGCCTGTAATGATGGATGCTTTTGATTCCGAAGGTAACATTATTGTTTGGAACCGAGAATGTGAAAAAGTAACCGGTTATTTAGCAGAAGAAATTATCGGTAATCCCGAAGCAATGAGCAAACTTTATCCCAATCCGGAATATCGGGCTTTGATGAAACAAAAATGGAGAGAACGGGGTAATAATTACCGCGATTGGCAATGGCAAATTACCTGTAAAGATGGCACAATAAAGACAATTGCTTGGTCGAATATTTCCGAGCAATTTGCTATTCCGGGTTGGCAATCTTGGGGGACGGGAATAGATATTACTGAGCGCGAGCAGACAAAAACATTACTCGAACAAGAAAAACAATCTTTGCGAGCAATTTTAAATAATGCTCCTATTTGGATTTGGCGGACAAACTTGCAGGGCAAAATGCAGTTTATTAACAAAACTTTTTGCGACAATGTAGGTATATCTGAATCTCAATTTTTGGCAGCTAATCATTATCAAGAAGTTTTGGGTGAAGCCGAATCTGCTAATTGTTTGAGATCGGATGCAGCTTGTTTAAAGCAAGATAAAATTCATATTTCTGAAGAGTGTTTACCCTTTGTTGATGGCAAAATGCACAACTTGGAGGTACTGAAAGCAAAAATTAAAGATAGTCAAGAAGAAATTACTGGTATAATTGGGTTAGCTGTTGATATTACTGACAGGAAAGAAGCCCAACGAAAATTAGAATTGTCGGAAGCACGTTATCGAGAAATTGCTGATAAAGAAAAGTTACTTAATTCGGTAATTAATCAAATTCGCCAGTCTCTCGACCTTAACTTTATCCTAGAAACAACTGTCAATCAAGCTTGGAGACTATTACGCTTAGATGCTTGTTTATTTATTTGGTACAGACAAGAAAAGGGACAATATGTTTGGGAAGTTGTTAACCAAGCTAAAAAGCGCCAACTTCCTCATTATTTAGGAAAATTTCCCATCCCGAAACTGGATTTTTGGAGAGAAGAAATCGAGGGACAGAAAATTATTGCGATCGAAAAAATATCAGCCTTAAAAAATCCAGAAATGCGCGAGTTATTTGAGTCTCAGGGCTACAAAAAAAATCTCTTGCTACCAATTTTAACTAGAGCGGGTAAAAGAGGTTTTATTGTCGGCATTTGTGTGAACGAACAACGAAATTGGCAAGAAAACGAGATCGAACTGTTAAAAGCATTAGCTACACCAGTAGCGATCGCGATCGACCAAGCTGAACTTTACCACGAAAGCTGCGAAAATGCTCGCCAAGCGGAAACAAAAGCAACAGAACTACAAAAAACTTTGCATAAATTGCAACGTACCCAAGCCCAGCTTATTCAAAGCGAAAAAATGTCTTCCCTCGGACAGATGGTAGCTGGAGTTGCTCACGAAATCAACAATCCAGTCAACTTTATCTACGGCAATATCGACCATGCTTTAGTATATTCTCAAGATTTACTGCATTTAGTGGAACTTTATACAAATTATTATCCTGAACCAGTCGCTGAAATAAAAAAAAGAACCGCCGAAATAGATTGTGATTTTATCAAAGAAGATTTACCCAAATTGCTAGAATCGATGCAAATGGGAGCAGATCGCATCCGGAAAATTGTACTTTCGTTGCGTAATTTTTCTCGATTAGATGAAGCAAAAATTAAAGCAGTTGATATTCACGAAGGTATTGATAACAGTCTACTAATTTTGCAAAATCGTCTGAAAAAAAGTTTAGGAAATAGTCAAATCGAAGTCAAAAAAGAATATGGGAACTTGCCGTTAGTAGAGTGTTATCCTGGAGAACTAAATCAAGTCTTTATGAATTTGCTCAGTAATGCGATTGATGCTTTAGAAGAAAAGTTTGCTTCTCATCAGGTATTAACCCCTGAGTCGCAACCATCAGATCTCACTTTATCTGTCGAACAACCAACTATTTCTCTTCGTACGGGAACTGACGATCGCTGGGCGATCGTCAGGATCGGCGATAATGGTAAAGGAATGAGTACAGAAGTGAGTTCTAAACTGTTCGATCCTTTCTTTACCACTAAACCCGTTGGGAAAGGGACGGGTTTAGGTTTATCAATTAGCTATCAAATTATTGTCGAACATCACGGTGGGGATCTTCAATGTATTTCCGAGCTAGGAAAAGGGGCTGAATTGATCGTCAAAATTCCTCTCAAACAGCAGACGCGGAAAAGCGCGTCTGTATAA